In Aridibaculum aurantiacum, the following proteins share a genomic window:
- the fusA gene encoding elongation factor G produces MADLRYQRNFGIAAHIDAGKTTTTERILYYTGVNHKIGEVHDGAATMDWMAQEQERGITITSAATTCFWNFPTTQGQKNPDTKQYKFNIIDTPGHVDFTVEVERSLRVLDGLLALFCAVSGVEPQSETVWRQANRYKVPRIGFVNKMDRSGADFLNVVKQVREMLGAKAVPLQLPIGAEDNFKGVVDLITMKGIIWDEASRGMTFQEVPIPADMQEEVDQYRQELVEAVAEYDEALLEKFFDDPNTITEEEMHEAIRKATIDLSIIPMMCGSSFKNKGVQTALDAVVRYLPGPLDIEAVKGTNPDTGEEVLRHADPKGPFAALAFKIMTDPFVGRLAFFRAYSGRLDSGSYVLNVRTGKNERISRIMQMHANKQNPVDFIEAGDIGAAVGFKDIKTGDTLCDEKHPVALESMTFPEPVISIAVEPKTQADVDKMGMAIAKLVEEDPTLRVKTDEDTGQTILSGMGELHLEIIVDRMKREFKVEINQGAPQVAYKEAFTSKVEHRETLKKQTGGRGKFADIVFEIGPADEEFLKEDKGNFQFVNDIFGGSIPREFIPAIQKGFEQAMNTGVLAAYPVDSMKIRVFDGSFHAVDSDAMSFELCARAGFRTAGKKAKPVLLEPIMKVEVITPDQYMGDVTGDLNRRRGMLEGMDSRGGAQVIKAKVPLSEMFGYVTQLRSLSSGRATSTMEFSHYNPAPNNVAEEVMAKQKGKLKVED; encoded by the coding sequence ATGGCGGACTTAAGGTATCAAAGAAACTTCGGTATTGCGGCGCACATCGATGCGGGCAAAACGACGACTACAGAACGTATTCTGTATTACACGGGTGTGAACCATAAGATTGGTGAGGTGCACGATGGTGCAGCTACCATGGACTGGATGGCGCAAGAGCAGGAGAGAGGTATCACAATTACTTCGGCTGCTACCACCTGTTTCTGGAATTTTCCTACTACACAGGGTCAAAAAAATCCTGACACTAAGCAATACAAATTCAACATTATTGATACTCCGGGTCACGTGGACTTTACCGTAGAGGTGGAGCGTTCTCTGCGTGTACTTGATGGTTTGCTGGCTTTGTTCTGCGCTGTATCTGGTGTAGAACCTCAGTCTGAAACTGTTTGGCGCCAGGCTAACAGGTATAAAGTTCCAAGGATTGGTTTTGTAAACAAAATGGACCGTAGCGGTGCTGACTTCCTCAACGTTGTTAAGCAAGTACGTGAAATGCTGGGTGCAAAAGCAGTTCCACTTCAATTACCAATTGGTGCTGAAGACAACTTCAAAGGTGTGGTTGACCTGATTACTATGAAAGGTATCATTTGGGATGAGGCTAGCCGTGGAATGACTTTCCAGGAAGTGCCTATTCCTGCTGATATGCAAGAAGAAGTGGATCAGTACCGCCAGGAGCTTGTAGAAGCTGTAGCTGAATACGATGAGGCGCTTCTAGAGAAGTTCTTCGACGATCCTAACACCATCACTGAAGAAGAAATGCACGAGGCTATCCGTAAGGCTACCATCGACCTTTCTATCATCCCAATGATGTGTGGTTCTTCATTTAAAAACAAAGGTGTACAAACTGCACTAGATGCCGTTGTACGTTACCTTCCTGGTCCACTGGATATTGAAGCTGTAAAAGGAACTAATCCTGATACTGGTGAAGAAGTTCTTCGTCATGCTGATCCAAAAGGTCCTTTCGCTGCCCTTGCATTCAAGATCATGACTGACCCATTCGTAGGTCGTCTTGCATTCTTCCGGGCTTATTCTGGTCGCTTAGATTCTGGTTCTTATGTACTGAACGTACGTACTGGAAAGAATGAGCGTATTAGCCGTATCATGCAGATGCATGCTAACAAGCAAAACCCTGTAGATTTCATCGAAGCTGGTGATATTGGTGCTGCTGTTGGTTTTAAAGATATCAAAACTGGTGATACCCTTTGTGATGAGAAACATCCAGTTGCTCTTGAAAGCATGACTTTCCCTGAGCCGGTAATCTCTATCGCTGTTGAGCCTAAAACACAGGCCGACGTAGATAAAATGGGTATGGCTATCGCTAAACTGGTAGAAGAGGATCCAACATTGCGCGTTAAGACTGACGAGGACACTGGTCAGACTATCCTTAGCGGAATGGGTGAATTACACCTTGAGATCATCGTTGACCGCATGAAGCGTGAATTCAAAGTTGAGATCAACCAGGGTGCTCCTCAGGTTGCTTACAAAGAGGCTTTCACTTCTAAGGTTGAGCACAGAGAGACATTGAAAAAGCAAACGGGTGGTCGTGGTAAGTTCGCGGATATCGTATTCGAAATCGGACCTGCTGACGAAGAGTTCCTGAAAGAAGACAAAGGCAACTTCCAGTTTGTAAACGACATTTTTGGTGGATCAATTCCTCGTGAATTTATTCCAGCTATCCAGAAAGGTTTTGAACAAGCAATGAACACAGGTGTACTGGCAGCTTATCCTGTTGATAGCATGAAGATCCGTGTATTCGACGGTAGCTTCCACGCTGTTGACTCCGATGCAATGTCATTTGAATTGTGTGCTCGTGCAGGTTTCCGTACAGCTGGTAAAAAAGCTAAGCCGGTATTGCTTGAGCCGATCATGAAAGTTGAGGTTATCACTCCAGACCAATACATGGGTGATGTAACTGGTGACTTGAACCGTCGTCGTGGTATGCTGGAAGGTATGGACAGCCGCGGTGGTGCACAGGTTATCAAGGCTAAAGTTCCTCTGAGCGAAATGTTTGGTTATGTAACTCAACTTCGTTCATTGTCTTCTGGTCGTGCAACTTCTACCATGGAGTTCAGCCACTACAACCCAGCTCCAAACAACGTAGCTGAAGAAGTGATGGCTAAGCAAAAAGGTAAATTGAAAGTGGAAGACTAG
- the rplW gene encoding 50S ribosomal protein L23: MRLAEVLVKPILTEKANAQQDKLRRYAFKVARKANKLEIKKAIEEFYGVTVTDVNTSVVPGKNKTRYTKAGFVKGQKPAYKKALVTVAEGETIDLYGTL; this comes from the coding sequence ATGAGACTCGCAGAAGTTTTAGTAAAGCCGATACTTACCGAAAAAGCAAATGCTCAGCAAGACAAGTTGAGGAGATATGCTTTCAAAGTGGCACGTAAAGCAAACAAGCTTGAGATAAAAAAAGCTATTGAAGAATTTTACGGTGTAACTGTTACAGATGTGAACACTTCTGTAGTACCAGGTAAAAACAAGACCCGCTACACAAAAGCAGGTTTTGTAAAAGGCCAAAAGCCAGCTTACAAAAAAGCGTTGGTTACCGTAGCTGAAGGTGAAACAATTGACCTGTACGGAACTCTTTAG
- a CDS encoding type II toxin-antitoxin system HicA family toxin: MAKQVILTAREAESLLLKAGFQLIRSKGSHRIYMREKQRVVVPFHSGKTLHPKIAKQVLDACE, translated from the coding sequence TTGGCTAAACAGGTCATACTTACTGCCAGAGAAGCCGAAAGTCTTCTATTGAAGGCAGGGTTCCAGCTAATACGCAGTAAAGGGAGCCACCGCATATACATGCGTGAAAAGCAAAGGGTGGTAGTTCCTTTTCATTCTGGAAAAACGCTTCACCCGAAGATTGCAAAGCAGGTACTGGATGCCTGCGAATAA
- the rpsS gene encoding 30S ribosomal protein S19 gives MARSIKKGPYVAAKLESKVVAINEGSAKKSVIKTWSRRSTITPDFVGHTFAVHNGNKFIPVYVTEFMVGHKLGEFAPTRNFKGHSNKKN, from the coding sequence ATGGCTCGTTCGATTAAAAAAGGTCCTTATGTAGCTGCTAAGCTGGAAAGCAAAGTGGTTGCTATCAACGAAGGTTCAGCTAAGAAATCAGTTATCAAAACCTGGTCTCGCCGCTCTACCATAACCCCTGACTTTGTGGGACATACATTCGCTGTTCACAATGGTAACAAATTCATTCCTGTGTACGTAACCGAATTTATGGTAGGTCACAAACTGGGCGAATTTGCACCAACCCGCAACTTCAAAGGACACTCTAACAAGAAAAATTAA
- the rplV gene encoding 50S ribosomal protein L22, which produces MEAVAKLRNQPTSPRKMRLLADLIRGMSVENALATLEHHPKHPATPLGKLLKSAINNWEQKNEGTSAADANLVVKTIFVDGARTLRRMRPAPQGRGYRIRKRSNHVTIIVDSKN; this is translated from the coding sequence ATGGAAGCAGTAGCAAAATTGAGAAATCAGCCGACATCGCCACGCAAAATGCGTTTGCTGGCAGATCTTATCCGCGGCATGTCTGTTGAAAATGCCCTTGCAACTTTGGAACATCATCCAAAGCACCCGGCAACACCACTAGGTAAGTTGCTGAAGAGCGCAATCAATAACTGGGAGCAAAAGAATGAAGGTACTAGTGCCGCAGATGCTAACCTGGTAGTAAAAACAATATTTGTTGATGGAGCCCGCACTTTGCGTCGTATGCGTCCAGCACCTCAGGGTCGTGGATACAGAATTCGTAAGCGTAGCAACCACGTAACGATCATTGTAGATTCAAAAAACTAA
- a CDS encoding elongation factor G → MPEFDTAHVKNVVLLGHSGSGKTTLAESMLYEAGMIHKPGSIEEKNTVADYTELEKERGNSIFSKLLHTHWKGYKINVLDTPGYDDFAGEVISALRVADTGVMLLNASTGVEVGTDIIWEYILQFKTPTIFVVNQLDHPQADFNKTVQEAKNHFGKNVVLVQYPVNVGLGFNAIIDVLNMVMYQYKDGERKPHKLPIPEEERARAEELHKELIEAIASNDETLMETYFDKGELTEDEMRAGLHLSMVRHDLFPVFCLSAKQHRGVARLMGYIDNVCPPSNEMPPQITRKGELLPCDSSGPACLFIFKTVTEPHVGDLSYFKVYSGVVKAGMELVNENTAVTEKLNQLFVIEGNKRIPVQELVAGDIGATLKLRNTHTNNTLHEKGKNLELEPIVFPEPKLSIAIANNKKGEEEKLATVLHQLQEEDPSIQVEVSTEIGQTLLHCQGDMHLAIIKWKLQHLFHLDVLFTKPRISYRETIRSEAEATYRHKKQSGGAGQFGEVTLRIEPWKEDMPEPHGLTVRGKEVHELPWGGKLVYYNCIVGGVIDTRFLPSIYKGIMERMQQGPLTGSFVRDIRVCVFDGKMHPVDSNDMAFKSAGMMAFKEAFQKADPQLLEPVYYVEVRCPEDLTGNVMGDLQMRRGMVEGMETEGHFTVIHAKVPHAELYQYASALRGLTQGRARFKMKFDHYAPVSGELQRRLTEAYRKEGVEAVAV, encoded by the coding sequence ATGCCAGAATTTGATACCGCACACGTAAAGAACGTTGTACTGCTGGGCCACTCCGGCAGTGGAAAAACGACACTTGCTGAAAGCATGTTGTACGAAGCCGGCATGATACATAAACCCGGCAGTATAGAAGAAAAAAATACAGTAGCAGACTATACAGAACTGGAGAAGGAGCGAGGGAATTCCATCTTTTCAAAACTATTGCACACGCACTGGAAGGGATACAAAATCAATGTGCTTGACACACCCGGTTACGATGATTTTGCCGGGGAAGTAATCAGTGCTTTGCGTGTGGCCGATACAGGAGTGATGTTGCTGAATGCAAGTACAGGCGTAGAGGTGGGAACAGACATCATCTGGGAGTATATACTCCAATTCAAAACACCCACCATTTTTGTTGTCAATCAATTAGATCATCCGCAGGCGGATTTCAATAAAACGGTACAGGAAGCGAAGAACCATTTTGGTAAAAATGTAGTGCTGGTGCAATACCCGGTCAATGTAGGTCTTGGTTTCAATGCTATCATTGATGTATTGAATATGGTAATGTACCAGTACAAGGATGGAGAGCGGAAGCCGCATAAACTACCTATTCCAGAAGAAGAAAGAGCACGTGCAGAAGAGCTGCACAAGGAGCTGATAGAAGCCATTGCCAGCAACGATGAAACGCTAATGGAAACATATTTTGATAAAGGTGAGCTAACAGAAGATGAGATGCGTGCCGGTCTACATCTTTCCATGGTTCGTCACGACTTGTTCCCCGTTTTTTGTCTGTCAGCAAAACAGCACCGTGGTGTGGCAAGGCTGATGGGGTACATAGATAATGTTTGTCCTCCCTCCAATGAAATGCCACCACAGATCACCCGCAAAGGCGAGCTATTGCCATGTGATAGTAGTGGTCCTGCTTGCTTGTTCATTTTTAAAACGGTGACAGAACCACATGTAGGTGATCTTAGTTACTTCAAGGTTTATTCTGGTGTTGTAAAGGCAGGAATGGAACTGGTAAATGAGAATACCGCTGTGACAGAAAAGCTCAACCAGTTGTTTGTTATAGAAGGGAATAAAAGAATACCTGTACAGGAACTGGTAGCAGGTGATATTGGAGCCACTTTAAAATTGCGAAACACCCACACCAACAACACGCTACACGAAAAGGGCAAGAACCTGGAACTGGAACCAATTGTTTTTCCTGAACCTAAGCTGAGTATAGCCATTGCCAATAACAAAAAAGGTGAAGAAGAAAAGCTAGCCACTGTTCTACACCAGCTACAAGAAGAGGATCCTAGTATACAAGTAGAAGTTTCAACTGAAATTGGACAAACGCTACTGCATTGCCAGGGAGATATGCACCTGGCAATAATCAAGTGGAAGCTGCAGCACTTGTTTCACCTGGATGTACTGTTCACTAAACCACGCATTTCATATCGTGAGACCATACGTAGTGAAGCAGAAGCCACGTATAGACACAAGAAACAATCGGGTGGTGCCGGACAATTTGGTGAAGTAACACTTCGTATAGAACCATGGAAGGAAGATATGCCTGAGCCTCACGGGCTGACTGTTAGGGGCAAGGAGGTGCATGAACTGCCATGGGGTGGAAAACTGGTTTATTACAATTGTATTGTAGGAGGTGTAATTGACACTCGTTTCTTGCCATCCATTTACAAAGGGATTATGGAGCGGATGCAGCAAGGGCCTCTTACCGGTTCTTTTGTACGCGATATAAGAGTATGTGTATTTGATGGAAAGATGCACCCGGTGGACAGCAACGATATGGCTTTTAAATCGGCAGGTATGATGGCTTTTAAAGAAGCATTTCAGAAGGCTGATCCGCAACTGTTAGAACCTGTTTATTATGTAGAAGTTCGTTGCCCTGAAGATCTTACTGGTAATGTAATGGGCGACCTTCAAATGCGCCGTGGCATGGTGGAGGGTATGGAAACAGAAGGTCATTTTACTGTTATTCATGCTAAAGTACCGCATGCAGAGCTTTACCAGTATGCTTCTGCCTTACGTGGTCTTACCCAGGGCAGGGCTCGTTTTAAAATGAAATTTGATCATTATGCTCCTGTTTCAGGTGAGCTGCAACGCAGGTTGACTGAAGCATACAGGAAGGAAGGTGTAGAAGCAGTGGCAGTTTAA
- a CDS encoding DUF5723 family protein — MKKIVFLSALALATFVAGAQDFPGFRVGNYTGVNGVFFNPANIADSRYRFDINLFSVSTMVGQNQAAFKLSDINTFDSDKLSDNLFSGGEGNVNALVSANVQGPSFMFNLNKKSTIAVTTRARAMVNVVDINGKLLQNIMNDLNANATLPYSINSNDNMRVALNGWSEIGASYARVISEKGPHFLKGGVTLKYLGGAGNGFINVANLKSTINQDALGDVYLNNTTGQIAVGFGGKNLSGLEASNLLAMESSGFGADLGFVYEYRPASAGNDANKYKFKVGVALMDLGSVRYKKDMDRSGAYNLDITGSERFYLREIENEDLENYNRFFRSRPQFFTPSASNSETSYSVSLPSTLNVDVDYHINKGFYVSASGLISLMNKSKVENPMYYSSFAVTPRVEGRIFGVYLPISYNQLTNLNAGLSLRMGPVFIGSGSIVSLLVGESKQADVHIGVRFGGLVKK, encoded by the coding sequence ATGAAAAAGATAGTTTTTTTATCGGCACTGGCACTGGCAACTTTTGTTGCTGGAGCACAAGATTTTCCTGGATTCAGAGTTGGTAACTATACAGGCGTAAACGGCGTCTTCTTCAATCCTGCTAACATTGCGGATAGCCGTTACCGGTTCGATATCAACCTGTTTTCTGTATCAACCATGGTTGGTCAAAACCAGGCTGCCTTCAAATTGAGCGACATCAATACTTTCGACAGCGATAAGCTGAGTGACAACTTGTTTTCTGGCGGCGAAGGAAATGTGAATGCACTGGTAAGTGCTAATGTGCAAGGGCCGTCCTTCATGTTCAATCTCAACAAGAAGTCAACTATTGCGGTTACTACCCGTGCACGGGCAATGGTAAATGTGGTTGATATCAATGGGAAGTTATTGCAGAACATCATGAATGATCTGAATGCCAATGCTACTTTGCCATATTCCATCAACTCGAATGATAATATGCGTGTTGCATTAAATGGATGGTCTGAAATAGGAGCTAGTTATGCTCGTGTTATTTCAGAAAAAGGACCGCATTTTCTAAAGGGTGGAGTTACATTGAAATATTTAGGCGGTGCAGGCAATGGATTTATAAATGTAGCAAACCTTAAGAGCACCATCAACCAGGATGCATTGGGCGATGTATACCTGAACAATACTACCGGTCAAATTGCTGTTGGTTTTGGAGGTAAAAATCTTTCTGGCCTGGAAGCTTCCAACCTGCTGGCAATGGAAAGTAGCGGCTTTGGTGCCGACCTTGGCTTTGTATATGAATACAGGCCAGCATCTGCAGGAAACGATGCCAACAAATACAAATTCAAAGTAGGCGTAGCATTGATGGATCTGGGTTCTGTTCGTTACAAAAAAGATATGGATCGCTCTGGTGCTTATAATCTTGACATCACCGGTTCTGAAAGATTTTATTTACGTGAGATCGAGAACGAAGATCTTGAGAACTACAACAGGTTCTTTAGGTCACGTCCTCAGTTCTTTACACCATCTGCTTCCAATAGTGAAACTTCTTATTCTGTTTCTCTTCCAAGCACTCTTAATGTGGATGTAGATTACCACATCAACAAAGGCTTCTATGTTAGTGCTTCAGGCTTGATTTCATTGATGAATAAGAGCAAAGTTGAAAACCCGATGTACTATTCCAGCTTTGCTGTTACACCCCGTGTAGAAGGAAGGATCTTTGGCGTATACCTGCCCATCAGTTATAATCAACTAACCAATCTTAATGCTGGTTTGTCATTGCGTATGGGGCCAGTATTCATTGGTTCTGGAAGTATAGTAAGCTTGCTGGTAGGGGAGTCTAAGCAAGCAGACGTACATATAGGTGTGCGTTTTGGCGGATTAGTGAAAAAATAA
- a CDS encoding aspartyl protease family protein has protein sequence MGLVYAEIELINGEDLALARRHIIGEEEVKRMRVSALVDTGSYMLAINENLQEQLQLPVVEKRKAQLANGSIVECDVVAPVELRFENRATTCRAMVLPGDSEVLLGAIPLEDMDVLIHPLRQELIVNPDHPYFAQMKMK, from the coding sequence ATGGGTTTAGTATATGCAGAAATAGAACTGATCAATGGCGAAGACTTGGCATTAGCCCGAAGGCATATAATTGGAGAAGAGGAAGTAAAGCGGATGAGGGTATCAGCACTTGTTGATACAGGTTCATACATGTTGGCAATAAATGAAAACCTGCAGGAGCAACTTCAACTTCCTGTAGTTGAAAAGCGCAAAGCTCAACTCGCAAATGGTTCTATAGTTGAGTGCGATGTAGTTGCCCCTGTTGAACTAAGATTTGAAAACCGTGCGACCACCTGCAGAGCAATGGTTCTGCCAGGCGATTCTGAAGTTCTATTAGGTGCTATTCCTTTAGAAGATATGGATGTTTTGATCCACCCGCTACGCCAGGAACTCATTGTCAATCCTGACCATCCTTATTTTGCGCAGATGAAGATGAAGTAA
- the rpsJ gene encoding 30S ribosomal protein S10, translating to MSQRIRIKLQSYDHNLVDKSAEKIVKTVRSTGAVVTGPIPLPTQKKIFTVLRSPHVNKKAREQFQLCTHKRLLDIYTSSSRTVDALSKLDLPSGVEVEIKA from the coding sequence ATGTCCCAGAGAATCAGAATTAAATTACAGTCTTACGATCACAATTTGGTAGATAAATCTGCTGAGAAGATCGTAAAAACAGTTCGTAGTACAGGTGCAGTAGTTACAGGTCCTATTCCTCTTCCTACTCAAAAGAAAATCTTCACTGTATTGCGTTCACCACACGTTAATAAGAAGGCTCGTGAGCAGTTCCAACTGTGTACTCACAAGAGGTTGTTAGATATTTATACTTCAAGCAGCCGTACTGTAGATGCTCTAAGTAAGTTAGATCTGCCTTCTGGAGTAGAAGTAGAGATCAAAGCATAA
- the rplD gene encoding 50S ribosomal protein L4 codes for MQLDIFNIKGEKTGRTIELPEEIFGAEPNEHVVYLAVKQYLAAARQGTHKVKTRAEVQGASRKLHKQKGTGGSRKGNIRNPLYKGGGTIFGPKPHRYDIKLNRKVKDLAKISALSAKAKENSIVVIEDINFATPKTKEFTTVMSALNVDGKKALFVIPEYNEALYLSSRNIPNADTALLSDINTYEIVNADVLVFTEGAAKILTEADAEVAA; via the coding sequence ATGCAACTAGATATTTTCAATATAAAAGGCGAAAAGACCGGTAGAACTATTGAACTTCCGGAAGAGATCTTTGGTGCTGAGCCAAATGAGCATGTCGTTTACCTTGCTGTAAAGCAATATTTAGCTGCAGCTCGCCAGGGTACACACAAAGTAAAAACCCGTGCTGAAGTACAAGGTGCAAGCCGCAAACTTCATAAGCAAAAGGGAACTGGTGGTAGCCGTAAAGGTAACATCCGTAACCCTCTATACAAAGGTGGTGGTACTATCTTCGGACCTAAACCTCACCGTTACGATATTAAGTTGAACCGTAAAGTGAAAGATCTTGCTAAGATCAGTGCACTTTCTGCTAAGGCTAAGGAGAATTCAATTGTAGTTATCGAAGACATCAACTTCGCTACACCTAAAACAAAAGAATTTACCACTGTGATGAGTGCTTTGAATGTAGATGGTAAAAAAGCTCTTTTTGTTATACCTGAATACAACGAAGCATTATACCTGAGCAGCAGAAACATTCCTAATGCTGATACAGCTTTACTAAGCGACATCAACACTTACGAGATTGTAAATGCAGATGTACTGGTATTTACCGAAGGTGCAGCAAAAATACTAACAGAAGCTGACGCAGAGGTAGCAGCATAA
- the rplC gene encoding 50S ribosomal protein L3 — translation MKGIIGKKIGMTSIFGTDGKQTACTIIEAGPCLVTQVKTQETDGYNALQIAYGDKKEKNSTKAEINHFAKANTTAKRVVKELRNSSLEKALGESITVDIFAEGENVEVVGTTKGKGFQGVVKRHGFHGVGEASHGQHDRQRAPGSVGGSSYPSRVFKGMRMAGRMGQDRVKVKGLKIVKIFPEKNYILISGSVPGHNGSIVLIQK, via the coding sequence ATGAAAGGTATTATTGGTAAAAAGATCGGGATGACCAGCATCTTCGGCACCGATGGTAAGCAAACAGCTTGCACCATCATCGAAGCTGGTCCGTGCCTGGTAACCCAGGTGAAAACGCAGGAAACTGACGGTTACAACGCTCTTCAGATCGCTTACGGCGACAAGAAAGAAAAGAACTCCACAAAGGCCGAAATCAATCACTTTGCAAAGGCCAACACTACCGCTAAACGCGTAGTAAAAGAATTAAGAAACTCCTCTCTGGAAAAAGCACTTGGTGAATCAATTACCGTTGACATTTTTGCTGAAGGCGAGAATGTAGAAGTAGTAGGTACTACAAAAGGTAAAGGTTTCCAGGGTGTTGTTAAGCGTCATGGCTTCCATGGTGTGGGTGAGGCTTCTCACGGACAACACGATCGTCAAAGAGCTCCAGGTTCTGTAGGTGGATCATCATATCCTTCACGAGTTTTTAAAGGTATGCGCATGGCTGGCCGTATGGGTCAAGACCGCGTGAAGGTGAAAGGACTGAAAATCGTTAAGATCTTCCCTGAAAAGAATTACATATTAATCAGTGGTTCAGTTCCTGGCCACAATGGTTCCATCGTTTTAATTCAGAAATAA
- the rplB gene encoding 50S ribosomal protein L2, translated as MALRKYKPTTAGTRWRIGNAYAEITSDTPEKSLLESKKRTGGRNFQGRRAMRYIGGGHKKQYRIIDFKRNKFDIPATVATIEYDPNRTAFIALLNYADGEKRYIIAPQGLQVGATIVSGATAPPDLGNALPMKNMPLGTVIHNVEMQPGQGGKLVRSAGTSAQLSNKEERYAVLKMPSGELRKVLINCFATVGVVSNSDHSLQSMGKAGRNVWKGIRPRVRGVAMNPVDHPMGGGEGRASGGQPRSRTGQYSRGLKTRTKGKSSDKLIIQRSNGKKLAK; from the coding sequence ATGGCATTAAGAAAATACAAACCAACAACAGCAGGCACCAGGTGGAGAATTGGTAACGCCTATGCTGAGATCACTTCCGATACTCCTGAAAAGAGTTTGCTTGAATCTAAGAAAAGAACTGGTGGTAGAAACTTCCAGGGTAGAAGAGCAATGAGGTACATCGGTGGTGGACACAAGAAGCAGTACCGTATCATCGATTTCAAGAGAAACAAATTTGATATCCCTGCTACTGTTGCAACTATAGAATACGATCCAAACCGTACTGCATTTATAGCCCTGCTAAACTATGCTGACGGTGAAAAAAGATACATCATTGCTCCGCAAGGACTACAGGTAGGTGCTACTATTGTTAGTGGTGCTACTGCTCCTCCGGATCTTGGTAACGCGCTTCCAATGAAGAACATGCCACTGGGTACTGTTATTCACAACGTAGAAATGCAGCCAGGTCAGGGTGGTAAACTGGTAAGAAGTGCGGGTACATCTGCACAGCTTAGCAACAAAGAAGAAAGATACGCTGTACTGAAAATGCCAAGTGGTGAGCTGCGTAAAGTATTGATCAACTGTTTTGCTACAGTAGGTGTAGTAAGCAACAGCGATCATAGCTTGCAAAGCATGGGTAAAGCTGGCCGTAACGTATGGAAAGGTATTCGCCCTCGCGTACGTGGTGTAGCTATGAACCCTGTAGATCACCCAATGGGTGGTGGTGAAGGTAGAGCATCTGGAGGTCAGCCTCGTAGCAGAACCGGTCAGTACTCTCGTGGTCTTAAGACACGTACCAAAGGAAAATCAAGCGATAAGCTGATCATCCAAAGAAGTAACGGTAAGAAACTGGCAAAATAA
- a CDS encoding type II toxin-antitoxin system HicB family antitoxin: MSIKVNVVFSRDDDGYYVFCPELPGCHSQGDTFEEARINIKEAVELYLETMTKEEIDKALGKELITTTMEVEVG; the protein is encoded by the coding sequence ATGTCGATAAAGGTAAACGTGGTATTTAGCAGGGATGATGATGGGTACTATGTATTTTGTCCTGAACTGCCCGGATGTCATTCACAAGGAGATACTTTTGAAGAGGCTCGCATCAACATCAAAGAGGCGGTAGAGTTGTACCTGGAAACGATGACAAAAGAAGAGATAGATAAGGCGCTTGGTAAAGAACTAATAACCACAACCATGGAGGTAGAAGTTGGCTAA